From Acinetobacter suaedae, one genomic window encodes:
- a CDS encoding LpxL/LpxP family acyltransferase, translating into MVQHKTDRTWHDIKERGGLLPLMLMLGFYRCGGRWLCRVLLYFIIMWYWLFAVTARKASLQYLQRLHQFAGVQSPFETMPNWTNSYTHFMQFGECILDKIEGWLGHIPEQQLQLFGHKHFQQHYQKGAIIVVSHFGNIELLRAIKSEHPQKINVLVYQKHASQFNRFLKKINDKADVNLISVDELGIETAILLQEKMQQGEWVIVAADRVPVQSDRVQSVQFLGQEAALPQGAWILANLLKVPVLAVFCYRVQQTFQLHIHAIAEQVDLPRKNRLSSMQHITQSYVTVLEQHCLRAPYQWFNFYQFWTK; encoded by the coding sequence ATGGTACAGCACAAAACAGATCGGACCTGGCACGATATTAAAGAACGTGGCGGGCTCTTACCGCTGATGCTCATGCTTGGCTTTTATCGTTGTGGCGGGCGCTGGTTATGCCGTGTCTTGCTGTACTTTATTATTATGTGGTATTGGCTATTTGCAGTGACTGCACGCAAGGCATCGTTGCAATATCTACAACGTCTGCACCAGTTTGCAGGAGTACAATCGCCATTTGAAACGATGCCGAACTGGACAAATAGCTATACGCATTTTATGCAATTCGGTGAATGCATTTTAGATAAAATTGAGGGCTGGTTGGGGCATATTCCTGAACAACAATTACAGTTATTCGGGCATAAGCATTTTCAGCAACATTATCAGAAAGGTGCCATTATTGTGGTGTCGCATTTCGGCAATATTGAATTGTTGCGTGCGATAAAGTCAGAACATCCACAAAAGATCAACGTGCTGGTCTATCAAAAACACGCGTCTCAATTTAACCGGTTTTTAAAAAAAATTAATGATAAAGCCGATGTGAATTTAATTTCTGTCGATGAGTTAGGAATTGAAACCGCCATCCTGTTGCAGGAAAAAATGCAGCAGGGGGAGTGGGTCATCGTGGCCGCAGACCGTGTCCCTGTACAATCAGATCGTGTGCAAAGCGTACAGTTTTTAGGACAAGAGGCAGCTTTACCCCAAGGCGCCTGGATTCTGGCCAATTTACTCAAGGTCCCCGTACTGGCTGTATTTTGCTATCGTGTCCAGCAAACGTTTCAGCTCCATATTCATGCTATTGCTGAACAGGTTGATTTACCGCGTAAAAACCGTTTAAGCAGCATGCAACACATTACCCAATCCTATGTCACCGTATTAGAACAGCATTGCTTACGTGCCCCGTATCAATGGTTTAATTTTTATCAGTTTTGGACAAAATAA
- a CDS encoding HAL/PAL/TAL family ammonia-lyase — MNASQIEARGKPVLIVGEQALSIEDVVAVARQEMQVALPTSAAWRELIQRGADFLDQLLLDEGVIYGVTTGYGDSCLVEIPMHQVNELPLHLSRFHGCGLGENLDLITARAVVVTRLCSLARGYSGVSLALLERLVWMLNENIIPVIPSEGSVGASGDLTPLSYIAGALVGERDVYAQGKIVPIAQIYAEKGIPPLILRPKEGLALMNGTAVMTAIACLNYKKAEQVALASTLITALNVLALEGNPSHFDEVLFAQKPHQGQQLIAQQLREWLNSEVQTAHQSPRLQDRYSLRCAPHIIGVFEDSKIWLRQFIENELNSSNDNPLIDPVNLRVLHGGHFYGGHIAQAMDSLKIMIANIADLMDRQIAQLVDHKMNHGLPRNLTGSGADRLPLNHGFKAVQIGVSAWTAEALKHTLAASIFSRSTECHNQDKVSMGTIAARDATRVITLTQQVLAALCCASVQAVYLKGGVSQLSPTLKAFVEWTLHSFALLEEDRPLQTELQQIIDRFDNFELFNQFQEKA; from the coding sequence GTGAATGCAAGTCAAATTGAAGCAAGGGGCAAGCCGGTTCTGATTGTGGGGGAACAAGCGCTCAGTATCGAAGATGTGGTCGCGGTTGCCCGACAAGAGATGCAAGTGGCTTTACCTACATCAGCGGCTTGGCGTGAATTGATTCAGCGTGGTGCTGACTTTTTAGATCAACTCTTGCTGGATGAAGGGGTGATTTATGGCGTGACCACGGGTTATGGTGATTCCTGTCTGGTTGAAATCCCCATGCATCAGGTCAATGAGCTGCCTTTGCATTTGTCCCGTTTTCATGGCTGTGGTTTAGGTGAAAATCTGGACTTGATCACGGCACGAGCGGTTGTGGTTACGCGTCTGTGTTCTCTGGCACGTGGTTATTCAGGTGTCTCTCTGGCATTGCTGGAGCGTCTGGTTTGGATGCTCAATGAAAACATCATTCCTGTGATTCCATCTGAAGGTTCTGTCGGCGCAAGTGGTGATTTGACCCCTTTATCTTATATAGCCGGTGCTTTGGTCGGGGAGCGCGATGTCTATGCGCAAGGCAAGATTGTACCGATTGCCCAGATCTACGCCGAGAAAGGCATTCCGCCACTCATCTTGCGTCCGAAAGAAGGGTTGGCACTGATGAATGGCACCGCAGTGATGACGGCGATCGCTTGCTTAAATTATAAAAAAGCTGAACAGGTGGCATTGGCCAGTACCTTGATCACGGCCTTAAATGTGTTGGCACTTGAAGGGAATCCAAGCCATTTTGATGAAGTCTTGTTTGCACAAAAACCTCATCAGGGGCAGCAACTGATTGCACAGCAACTACGTGAATGGCTGAATAGTGAAGTACAAACAGCACATCAAAGTCCACGTCTGCAGGATCGTTATTCCTTACGTTGTGCACCGCATATTATTGGAGTGTTTGAAGATTCTAAAATATGGTTACGCCAGTTTATTGAAAATGAATTAAATTCGAGTAACGATAATCCGTTGATCGATCCTGTGAACTTAAGGGTATTGCATGGTGGACACTTCTATGGCGGGCATATTGCACAGGCCATGGACAGTTTGAAGATCATGATTGCCAATATTGCGGATCTGATGGATCGGCAAATTGCACAATTGGTCGACCATAAAATGAATCATGGATTGCCACGTAATCTGACCGGCTCTGGTGCAGACCGCTTACCGTTAAATCATGGCTTTAAAGCCGTGCAAATCGGGGTATCAGCCTGGACTGCCGAAGCCTTGAAGCATACCTTGGCCGCCTCTATTTTTTCTCGTTCGACCGAATGTCATAATCAGGACAAAGTGAGTATGGGTACCATTGCAGCACGGGATGCAACACGTGTGATTACTCTGACTCAGCAGGTTCTGGCCGCTTTATGTTGTGCCAGTGTACAGGCAGTGTATTTAAAGGGTGGGGTCTCACAACTGAGTCCAACTTTAAAAGCCTTTGTCGAATGGACCTTACACAGTTTTGCATTACTTGAAGAAGACCGTCCATTACAAACTGAACTACAACAGATTATTGATCGTTTCGACAACTTTGAATTGTTTAATCAGTTTCAGGAAAAGGCATAG
- a CDS encoding acyl-CoA thioesterase: protein MQTDVIIEIPFHDVDTMNVVWHGHYLKYFEIARCKLLEQFNYNYNQMRASGYAWPVIESHVRYVQGIEFEQKIKVRAILKEWENRLKIEYLILDADTGRRLTKGYTTQVAVNIATREMCFQSPQILLDCLNAWDAFKEHHHD, encoded by the coding sequence ATGCAGACAGATGTAATCATTGAGATTCCTTTTCATGATGTCGATACCATGAATGTGGTCTGGCATGGGCATTATTTAAAGTATTTTGAAATCGCACGTTGTAAGTTGCTGGAACAGTTTAATTATAACTACAACCAGATGAGAGCATCAGGCTATGCATGGCCCGTGATTGAAAGTCATGTACGTTATGTACAGGGCATTGAGTTTGAGCAGAAAATCAAAGTCCGTGCCATATTAAAAGAATGGGAAAACCGCTTAAAAATCGAGTATTTGATTTTGGATGCTGACACAGGACGCCGTTTAACCAAGGGTTATACTACACAAGTTGCGGTGAACATTGCCACTCGTGAAATGTGTTTCCAGTCACCGCAAATTTTACTGGACTGTTTGAATGCCTGGGATGCATTTAAGGAGCATCATCATGATTAA
- a CDS encoding LolA family protein, with amino-acid sequence MINLLSSVPQVLLRKRYQLMLHSVLWSVLLCFSVAASANTEQVSSIFKQLSKSDIVRADFEQQKKLASLNKTFISSGSLTFAKNNGVLWQIKRPVQADLIVTQKRLVQKTQRTYSQIQIDQSPYSSVATLFLQLMSGDEKALAKNFNVVSADYRPTGWSVALTPKSGLFKKLFVRIDAQGQQYVNKIVIQEQANNSTTILFRNQMTQPNQLTAVEDALFQLAK; translated from the coding sequence ATGATTAATCTGCTCTCGAGCGTGCCGCAAGTGCTACTAAGAAAACGTTACCAGTTGATGTTGCACAGTGTGTTGTGGAGTGTGTTGCTCTGTTTCAGTGTGGCAGCTTCTGCCAATACCGAACAGGTCTCATCGATTTTTAAGCAGCTGTCTAAAAGTGATATTGTGCGCGCCGATTTTGAGCAGCAAAAGAAACTGGCCAGTTTGAATAAAACCTTTATTTCCAGTGGGTCATTAACCTTTGCCAAAAATAATGGCGTGCTGTGGCAAATTAAGCGTCCTGTTCAGGCAGATCTGATCGTTACGCAAAAGAGACTCGTCCAGAAAACACAAAGGACCTATAGCCAGATCCAGATTGATCAGTCACCGTACAGTTCGGTTGCGACTCTATTTTTACAGTTGATGTCGGGTGATGAAAAGGCACTGGCGAAGAATTTTAATGTCGTGTCTGCTGATTATCGTCCAACAGGCTGGAGCGTTGCCCTGACGCCTAAATCAGGATTATTTAAAAAACTGTTTGTGCGAATTGATGCACAAGGGCAGCAATATGTGAATAAAATTGTGATTCAGGAACAGGCCAATAACAGCACCACGATTTTATTCCGTAATCAAATGACTCAACCGAATCAACTCACGGCTGTTGAAGATGCGCTTTTCCAATTGGCAAAATAA
- a CDS encoding MMPL family transporter codes for MRFSNWQNKFTAIWLVLLTIVGLALAGAWLKKDIHIQTNIFALLPETQQNPELAQTQKYISDQLNEKVFVVLESSNQRALVQATQLFQQKLQQSDLWQPLKPQLDLEQFSKQLYQHRAGLLSQQDQQFLLQQDYEALIEQSLMQLMSVGMPVTATSLQQDPLLLFPRYMLNAVSQTGSQVELEDGFATIHDEQKTSRLLVLELKQSPYNIDYQEQISAWIEQLQPQLKKLKVQSHWTGTILFSNYGTQSAKQEISTIGLGSTLGLILLVWFGFRSFRPLITEFIAVSTGSLLAFAVTHLLFGEIHLMTLVFGASLIGVCVDFSFYFMAMQSQHRKLDGFRVLKPLLPSLFMGLMTTVVAYIFLSFTPFPAFRQIAVFSIVGLVAAWITSVLLLPRLPPLNAQPAIRRLVWIGIVRQWFQQHQKLRYSFILSILLIGGGSLFVLQSNDDIRNLQSMDPKLKQEDQYIRSLFAQQQSSDYFVVRAQSSAALEEQEAQLIDQLQQLQAQGQIEGFQALGQWIPPLAQQQQNVQLLQQIPATALKKYAESMGLNFANIMQWQQQLQKQPLLTEQVFQQHPLAFLHLSSTERLVMVRGVKQAQRLQQLESAQINFQQPVSTLSSAFAQYRQQAQHLLIYALFGLALGLGLVYGKRSIMPLVLPVTLALISTFAVQAWLGVEINLFSIMGTFLIIGIGVDYAIFYRHGHDHPQVVGMALFLCMMSTLLGFGLLSLSDTYAIRCFGLTVLLGVIFSFVYATLLTPADQHHIVNLEED; via the coding sequence ATGCGCTTTTCCAATTGGCAAAATAAATTTACTGCCATCTGGTTAGTTCTTTTAACCATTGTTGGACTTGCGCTTGCAGGGGCGTGGTTGAAAAAGGATATTCATATCCAGACCAATATTTTTGCTTTGTTGCCTGAAACTCAGCAAAATCCTGAGCTCGCGCAAACCCAGAAATATATAAGCGACCAACTGAATGAGAAAGTTTTTGTCGTTTTAGAGAGTTCTAATCAACGGGCCTTAGTGCAAGCAACTCAGCTGTTCCAGCAGAAACTACAACAAAGTGATTTGTGGCAGCCGCTGAAACCACAACTTGATTTAGAACAATTTTCCAAACAGTTGTATCAGCATCGGGCAGGCTTACTGAGCCAGCAAGATCAGCAGTTTTTACTGCAACAGGATTATGAAGCACTCATTGAGCAAAGCTTAATGCAACTCATGAGTGTCGGCATGCCAGTCACGGCAACTTCATTACAGCAGGATCCGTTGCTGTTATTTCCACGTTATATGTTAAATGCAGTGAGTCAGACTGGAAGTCAGGTTGAGCTGGAAGATGGTTTTGCAACCATCCATGATGAGCAAAAAACTTCACGGCTATTGGTTCTAGAATTAAAACAGAGTCCCTATAATATTGATTATCAGGAACAGATCAGTGCTTGGATTGAACAGTTACAGCCACAGTTGAAAAAGTTGAAGGTCCAGTCACATTGGACTGGGACAATTCTATTTTCTAATTATGGAACGCAGTCAGCCAAGCAGGAAATTTCAACCATTGGTCTAGGCTCGACATTGGGATTAATCCTCTTAGTCTGGTTTGGTTTTCGTTCATTTCGTCCTCTCATCACTGAATTTATCGCTGTATCCACAGGCAGCTTGCTGGCATTTGCAGTCACCCATCTGCTGTTTGGGGAAATTCACCTGATGACGCTGGTATTTGGGGCCAGTCTGATCGGGGTCTGTGTCGATTTTTCTTTCTATTTTATGGCGATGCAATCTCAGCATCGTAAGTTGGATGGATTTAGGGTTCTCAAGCCGCTGTTGCCAAGCTTATTTATGGGCTTAATGACCACGGTTGTTGCCTATATTTTTCTGAGTTTTACGCCATTTCCTGCCTTTAGGCAAATTGCGGTTTTTTCAATTGTTGGTTTGGTCGCTGCTTGGATCACCAGTGTGTTGCTATTGCCGCGCTTACCTCCTCTCAATGCTCAACCTGCAATTCGACGCTTGGTTTGGATTGGAATAGTAAGACAATGGTTTCAGCAACATCAAAAACTGCGCTATAGCTTTATTTTGAGTATCTTGCTGATCGGAGGGGGCAGCCTTTTTGTTTTGCAATCCAATGATGATATTCGAAATTTGCAAAGTATGGACCCCAAGCTGAAACAGGAAGATCAATATATTCGTTCGTTGTTTGCTCAGCAGCAAAGCAGTGATTATTTTGTTGTTCGCGCACAATCTAGTGCTGCACTTGAGGAGCAGGAGGCACAATTGATTGATCAATTGCAGCAACTGCAAGCTCAAGGTCAGATTGAGGGTTTTCAAGCCTTAGGACAATGGATTCCTCCTTTGGCCCAGCAGCAACAAAATGTACAGCTACTTCAGCAGATTCCAGCTACGGCGCTGAAAAAATATGCGGAGAGCATGGGTTTAAATTTTGCAAATATTATGCAATGGCAACAACAATTGCAGAAGCAACCTTTACTTACAGAACAGGTGTTTCAACAACATCCCTTAGCATTTTTACATCTCAGTTCTACTGAGCGTCTGGTTATGGTCCGTGGAGTCAAACAGGCGCAGCGATTGCAGCAACTCGAATCTGCACAGATTAATTTCCAACAACCTGTCAGCACATTGTCTAGTGCTTTTGCACAATATCGTCAGCAAGCACAGCATTTATTGATCTATGCCTTATTTGGACTGGCATTGGGTTTGGGCTTGGTTTATGGCAAGCGTTCGATTATGCCTCTGGTTTTGCCAGTGACTTTGGCACTCATCAGTACCTTTGCTGTACAAGCATGGTTGGGTGTAGAAATTAACTTATTCAGTATTATGGGAACCTTCTTGATCATTGGGATTGGTGTGGATTATGCGATTTTCTATCGGCATGGACATGACCATCCGCAGGTGGTTGGCATGGCGTTGTTTTTGTGTATGATGTCGACCTTATTGGGCTTTGGGCTATTATCATTGAGTGATACTTATGCGATTCGTTGTTTTGGTCTAACCGTTTTATTAGGCGTGATTTTTTCATTTGTTTATGCAACTTTGCTGACGCCAGCTGATCAGCACCATATTGTGAATTTAGAAGAGGATTAA